The sequence CGGCGAACGCCTACTCCTACACGTACAAGGCGAACGTCCAGGACCGGTCGTTCGGCGAGGGGGACCTGCTCCTGGCGGTCGCGTACCTCCGGGGGGTCGACGCCGCGGGGGAAGACACCTCCCCCCGGACCCAGGCGGGGTTCAAGTGGCAGTACACGAACCCCGACGGGAGCACGGGCTACTCGGCCAACATGGTCGCCAGCTCCGCGAACGTCTCGCCGGGGTCGGACTGGGAGCGGTACTACTTTGTCGTCGACGTGGGCGCCAAGCCCGACGGGTCGGAGTTCCAGCCCTACGTGGAGTTCTGGACGGGGTTCGCCGAGCAGACGGTCGACTTCGGCGGGCTGGCGCTGGTCGACTACAGCGACACCGACGCCACGGTCGAGGACCTCAACGAGGCGCTGGTCTCCTACGACTACGAGGGACGCGCCGAGGACGCCCAGTGGCGCCGGGAGGCCAGCGAGCGGATCGAGGAGATCCGCAAGGCCGACCTCGAAGTCGAAGTCGTCGGCCCGGACGGCGACCCGGTCGAAGGGGCGACCGTCGACGTGTCCATGCGGGAACACGCGTTCGACTTCGGGGGCGAGTTCACGCTGTCGCAGATCGGCGACCGGTGGGACTCGGAACTCGCGGAGACCTACCGTGAGAAACACCTGGAGAACTTCAACAAGGCCGCGCTCACGAACGGGCTGAAGGTCTCGCCCTGGAACGGGGAGTGGGGGGAGGCGGTCAACCGGGAGACCGCGACGCGGGCCGTCCGGTGGCTGCTGGACAACGACGTGCCGACCCGCGGGCACGCGTTGGTCTGGGAGGAGTGGGGCTGGATGAACGTCGACCCCGACGGCTCCGACGAGGAGATCGACGAGCAGGTCACCGAGCGGATCCGGAACCGGGCCTCGGCGTTCCGGGGCGACCTCCCGGAGTGGGACATGCACAACCACCCGATCTGGCAGTCGAACATCCGCGACCAGATCGGCCCGGAGCACGCCCTCGAGTGGTGGGAGACGGCCCATGACGCCGCGCCCGACGCCCAGATGTACGTCAACGAGATGAACGTCGTCGCGGGCAGCAGCTACCGGGACCCCTACGACGAGTACATCTCGTGGCTGATGGAAAACGACGCCGGCGTCGAGGGGATCGGGTTCATGGGTCACTTCGACATCACCGCCCTGACCCCGCCGGAGGAGCTGCTGTCGGTGTTCGACCGGTTCGGCGAGCACGGCGTCCCGCTGCAGATCACGGAGTTCGACGTGCAGATGGACACCCGGGACAACGAGGCCAAGGTCGCCGCCCAGGCTGACTACGTCCGGGACGTGCTGACGGCGGCGTTCAGCCACGAGGCCGTCGAGGGGGTCATGTCGTGGTGTCTCTGGGACGAGGACGGCGACCCCCGGCGGTACTACGGCGAGGACTGGGAACTGCGCCCGCACGGCGAGGAGTACCAGCGGCTGGTCTTC comes from Halosimplex halophilum and encodes:
- a CDS encoding endo-1,4-beta-xylanase, encoding MTRDEIAEHERRSFLKSMAAVSAGAAVPAAPASARSSLDEYHETLRADLTGSQGLPEGEFVYATTEEGALEAFSLQGGENGSESEIDVTAEGVPITVADRVEITEAPANAYSYTYKANVQDRSFGEGDLLLAVAYLRGVDAAGEDTSPRTQAGFKWQYTNPDGSTGYSANMVASSANVSPGSDWERYYFVVDVGAKPDGSEFQPYVEFWTGFAEQTVDFGGLALVDYSDTDATVEDLNEALVSYDYEGRAEDAQWRREASERIEEIRKADLEVEVVGPDGDPVEGATVDVSMREHAFDFGGEFTLSQIGDRWDSELAETYREKHLENFNKAALTNGLKVSPWNGEWGEAVNRETATRAVRWLLDNDVPTRGHALVWEEWGWMNVDPDGSDEEIDEQVTERIRNRASAFRGDLPEWDMHNHPIWQSNIRDQIGPEHALEWWETAHDAAPDAQMYVNEMNVVAGSSYRDPYDEYISWLMENDAGVEGIGFMGHFDITALTPPEELLSVFDRFGEHGVPLQITEFDVQMDTRDNEAKVAAQADYVRDVLTAAFSHEAVEGVMSWCLWDEDGDPRRYYGEDWELRPHGEEYQRLVFDEWWTEESAETDGDGTYSTRAFEGAYEVTAADGDRSKTVTTTVAADGETVEIALEERSDAGTATETDSSGPASAADTTTSPPTGAATSGDRTATGGDGATEASAAGDGDAATDTPTSGSGALPGSGAVAGLAGLAGLAGYGLSRRTEDDE